One Desulforhopalus sp. DNA segment encodes these proteins:
- a CDS encoding type I restriction-modification system subunit M, whose translation MTNNGIVQKLWNLCDVLRDDGINYSDYVTELVLLLFIKMVHENTEAGTLKKHPLPVGCRWTDLNSKSGINLLNAYKAILLALSTGKRLVADPKNPGQTTEVQVHNDPLISAIYADAQTRLREPRHLEQIINRFDEIKDWFSAAKDGLGDLYEGLLEKNASETKSGAGQYFTPRALINSMVRCIKPKIGEVIQDPAAGTAGFLVAADQYMRRQSDDYLDLSAKDAAFQKNKAFVGIELVPNTRRLALMNCLLHGMEGDNEGVVYLGNALGKVGKALKPADIILANPPFGTGKGGEASNTRDDLTYKTNNKQLAFLQHIYRNLKPGGRAAVVLPDNVLFEAGVGTDVRCDLMNKCNLHTILRLPTGIFYAQGVKTNVLFFTKGSVTDKYQEENCTEKVWFYDLRTNMPSFGKRTPFTESHLEPFERVFGNKPDGTSYRAEGEYSFNAEEIEVDKNAAEENQGVDDNLARSRWRCFSREWIAQTKGDSLDISWLQDKDSINAAGLPEPEVLARDAKEELEAALAELDGLLATLEGAE comes from the coding sequence ATGACCAATAACGGCATTGTCCAAAAACTCTGGAACCTCTGCGACGTCCTGCGTGACGACGGAATCAACTATTCAGATTATGTCACTGAATTGGTGCTGCTGCTTTTTATCAAGATGGTGCATGAAAACACCGAAGCAGGCACCTTGAAAAAACACCCGCTGCCCGTAGGCTGTCGCTGGACCGATTTAAACAGTAAATCCGGCATCAACCTGCTCAACGCTTACAAAGCCATCTTGCTGGCCCTTTCTACCGGTAAGCGGCTTGTGGCTGACCCTAAAAATCCAGGACAAACAACAGAGGTTCAGGTCCACAACGACCCGCTGATCAGCGCCATTTATGCCGATGCGCAAACTCGCCTGCGCGAGCCCCGCCATCTGGAACAGATCATAAATCGTTTTGACGAGATCAAGGACTGGTTCAGCGCCGCCAAAGATGGCCTCGGCGATCTGTACGAAGGCTTGCTGGAGAAAAATGCCTCTGAGACCAAATCTGGCGCCGGGCAGTACTTTACCCCACGAGCATTGATCAACAGCATGGTGCGCTGCATCAAGCCTAAGATCGGTGAAGTGATTCAGGACCCTGCTGCCGGTACCGCCGGCTTTCTGGTCGCAGCCGACCAGTATATGCGCAGGCAGAGCGATGACTATCTCGATTTATCTGCCAAAGACGCCGCCTTTCAGAAAAACAAGGCCTTTGTCGGCATCGAATTGGTGCCCAACACGCGTCGCCTTGCCTTGATGAACTGCCTACTCCACGGCATGGAAGGGGACAACGAAGGTGTAGTGTATCTGGGCAATGCTCTGGGTAAAGTGGGCAAAGCCTTGAAACCCGCCGATATCATCCTCGCCAATCCACCCTTCGGCACCGGTAAGGGGGGCGAGGCCAGCAACACCCGTGACGACCTCACCTACAAAACCAACAACAAACAGCTAGCCTTTCTGCAGCATATCTATCGTAATCTCAAACCCGGTGGCCGCGCCGCTGTAGTCCTGCCCGATAACGTGCTGTTTGAAGCCGGTGTCGGCACCGACGTGCGCTGCGACCTGATGAACAAGTGCAACCTGCACACCATATTGCGCCTGCCTACCGGCATCTTTTACGCTCAGGGGGTAAAGACCAATGTGCTCTTTTTCACAAAGGGCAGCGTGACCGATAAGTATCAGGAAGAGAACTGCACTGAAAAAGTCTGGTTCTATGACCTGCGCACCAATATGCCCAGCTTCGGCAAACGCACCCCCTTTACCGAAAGCCATCTGGAACCGTTTGAAAGAGTATTCGGTAACAAGCCAGACGGCACCAGCTATAGAGCCGAAGGCGAATACAGCTTTAATGCCGAAGAAATTGAGGTGGACAAAAACGCTGCTGAAGAAAATCAAGGTGTCGATGACAATCTCGCTCGTAGCCGCTGGCGTTGCTTCAGTCGTGAATGGATTGCTCAAACCAAAGGGGATTCGCTCGATATCAGCTGGCTCCAAGACAAAGACAGCATCAATGCCGCCGGTCTGCCGGAGCCGGAGGTATTAGCAAGGGACGCAAAGGAAGAACTGGAAGCGGCCTTGGCGGAGTTGGATGGATTGTTGGCGACGCTTGAGGGGGCGGAGTAA
- a CDS encoding DUF3883 domain-containing protein, translating into MTVLNKSWHITEHLDSERGEEAARLIWEDEPAAKTIIDPRTHAFARAMINASVGILKSSKGLIKKMMRRAAAGAEDLAVAQFQGIIEIIQNADDVRATEVRFSLRNIPDGRQLLIVHNGEPVTCHNVLGMALPYLTTKTERTDQRGRFGIGLKTLNRIADSIAIHSAPYHFSGDLLNFDWIQAEAAMPGFYDPVQDTMLVVHLNKAFEEDALHAWFETWHHDNLLFLASVSRFRWCEPDGKTRSERALSFSSWIDAEYTRHNPAIINLKSRRVDGPSVRWTIWQATFEVPSHLHPAHKARSETTDISVAFADGQTPPGLFIGFRTQVSISLPFSLDAQFDPSTSREALIENPWNDWLIDRSSEVVANIAAGLLALDPKTAWSLVPLKDDCVGEKNDPWLTGHFSNAFQKVRNWLGESAVLALPGAKPTLKEVVYEDETLSGLLNDADIEGMVKDRYALHDDARDNNGRWRKVMDALGVSTVVGTGELLESLGNGMFLDKPVKWWGEAGSRLVAHHPANELFNKAFLLSDRNMAVACEAANATDRPLVYDAAPSAFAARWSLLERLHSAYGESDSGKKVIAWLTSNAAFKIHLDAVTELAAFAEYFKGKKFEITDEELREMRDRFDDVPDSEAGRLGPKVGAVLLLDGYLYHSGKPLRQKVTLSESYLCKTIDGENATWSDAAGVTPNIPWIDAKYKAVLKTNVGRWAKRKRVDGSVSRGPHRFLTLLGAETAPRIMHSEERVRGGSPTRMTELRQRNAEQVEYDLLSPDLSHVLRSLQKISKRDTKKRSPALLRTLSRNWERIYAGLMSVPAQHVAIKYIYKRGDVTAAWLNDLRDTKWIAVGRGELVEPRFAVLRTPETQTIYQTFACDVLRKDVHDGLVAALHLITDVRIGDLLTRLEELRDCNKVMDSAQIFQIYRAIAKHCPKGATFSTRIGEITVQELRLRFLDGDGLIYIGDRNWRRPDQVMRGMDIFHGRRKFVPSGTLCDNLWVVLDVAEPNIDDCIQFCRDLAQEPYGANVEAALMDVYRYMEGLVDAAERKHRKKLRNLPLYCNGEWTSARPVFCVENTELRDELVGNVSSLRCWKPPCEVHDFPNLIGMLAIEILNPDLTVKKVGEEAFERGEQMRLRFCHAVDHLSAELARSAPAMRDMISVGWDQLKAIPLFVYENKIPVRANSTVLPPGGVLLSVKALVRKSPPSFYFHEDTIGSRDYGGRVLASFFPPGVRRRIDCEWALAWQKSCETAAEEIRLASDEKRAEAMQETATAINAGPKSKINITPPKSRNSAIKMRTLKESAGPVVGATVQQGKTQLKILTKPNGGKRGLKSSPPEIGNTNESANPVSATAYTNADLEQRGWEILVQALNTSPDQQLLDFRNRHGVGADGVFDWERFVEMKATARGPQTQVELSNNEFERAKQRGSDFILALVSGLENGYMYEVRLIFDPANCANVRPTNGVKLVALQDAPAVIIHFEESDEH; encoded by the coding sequence ATGACAGTTCTCAATAAATCTTGGCACATCACAGAGCATCTCGACTCCGAAAGAGGTGAGGAGGCCGCGCGTCTAATCTGGGAAGACGAGCCGGCGGCTAAAACGATCATTGATCCGCGTACGCATGCTTTTGCGCGTGCCATGATCAATGCCTCTGTCGGGATACTGAAATCATCAAAGGGTCTTATTAAGAAGATGATGCGCAGAGCTGCGGCGGGCGCAGAGGATCTGGCGGTTGCGCAGTTTCAAGGGATCATCGAGATTATCCAGAATGCGGATGACGTACGTGCCACCGAAGTACGCTTCTCCTTAAGGAATATACCGGATGGGCGGCAGTTGCTCATCGTGCATAACGGAGAGCCGGTGACGTGCCACAATGTGCTTGGGATGGCGCTTCCCTATCTAACAACCAAGACTGAGCGCACAGATCAGCGCGGGCGCTTCGGCATCGGATTGAAGACTCTTAACCGCATTGCGGATTCAATTGCTATTCATTCTGCGCCTTATCATTTCTCTGGAGATTTGTTGAACTTTGACTGGATCCAGGCAGAAGCCGCCATGCCCGGATTCTATGATCCCGTGCAAGACACTATGCTAGTTGTACATTTGAACAAAGCGTTCGAGGAAGATGCCCTCCATGCATGGTTCGAAACATGGCACCATGACAACCTATTGTTCCTGGCATCCGTTAGCCGCTTTCGATGGTGCGAGCCGGACGGGAAAACGCGCAGTGAACGCGCTTTGTCTTTTTCGTCGTGGATAGATGCCGAATACACACGACATAATCCTGCAATTATCAATCTGAAATCCCGGCGTGTGGATGGACCTAGCGTCCGCTGGACGATTTGGCAGGCGACGTTCGAAGTGCCATCTCACCTGCATCCGGCACATAAGGCGCGGAGCGAGACAACGGACATCTCAGTCGCATTCGCCGATGGGCAGACGCCGCCAGGTCTCTTCATCGGCTTTCGTACACAGGTGTCAATATCGCTGCCTTTTTCGTTAGACGCACAATTCGATCCAAGCACTTCTCGCGAAGCTCTCATTGAGAATCCCTGGAATGATTGGCTGATCGACCGTTCCTCCGAGGTGGTTGCCAATATTGCCGCTGGCTTACTAGCCTTGGATCCGAAAACTGCGTGGTCGCTGGTGCCACTTAAGGACGATTGTGTTGGTGAGAAAAACGATCCTTGGTTAACCGGACATTTTTCAAATGCTTTTCAAAAAGTGCGTAATTGGTTAGGTGAGTCGGCTGTACTGGCTTTGCCTGGAGCGAAGCCAACACTAAAAGAAGTTGTGTACGAGGATGAGACGCTAAGTGGCCTTTTGAATGATGCGGACATCGAGGGAATGGTGAAGGATAGGTACGCGCTCCATGATGATGCGCGTGACAACAACGGGCGCTGGCGCAAAGTGATGGATGCGCTGGGTGTCTCAACAGTAGTAGGCACGGGAGAACTTCTAGAGTCGCTTGGAAACGGGATGTTCCTCGACAAGCCTGTTAAATGGTGGGGAGAGGCAGGATCGCGTTTAGTTGCCCACCATCCAGCTAATGAGTTGTTTAATAAAGCGTTCCTTCTATCTGATCGCAACATGGCGGTGGCTTGCGAGGCAGCGAACGCTACCGATAGGCCTCTTGTGTATGATGCTGCGCCGTCTGCGTTTGCGGCGCGTTGGAGTCTCTTGGAACGATTGCACTCCGCCTATGGAGAAAGCGATTCTGGCAAGAAAGTCATTGCATGGCTGACGTCCAACGCAGCCTTTAAAATCCATCTCGATGCAGTAACTGAGCTTGCGGCTTTCGCCGAGTATTTCAAAGGTAAAAAATTTGAAATCACCGACGAAGAGTTGCGTGAAATGCGGGATCGATTTGATGATGTACCAGATTCGGAAGCCGGTCGGTTAGGGCCGAAGGTAGGCGCAGTGCTGCTACTCGACGGTTATTTGTACCATTCTGGAAAGCCTTTACGACAGAAGGTGACGCTCTCGGAAAGCTACCTTTGCAAGACGATCGATGGTGAGAATGCAACCTGGTCGGATGCGGCTGGAGTGACTCCCAATATTCCGTGGATTGATGCGAAGTACAAGGCTGTTTTAAAGACAAACGTAGGGCGTTGGGCGAAACGCAAGCGTGTTGATGGTTCGGTGTCGCGCGGTCCCCATCGTTTTCTGACCCTCTTGGGGGCTGAGACAGCGCCTCGCATAATGCACTCGGAAGAACGTGTCCGTGGAGGCAGTCCTACGCGCATGACAGAGCTTCGGCAGCGAAATGCAGAGCAGGTTGAATATGATTTGCTCTCACCGGACTTAAGCCATGTCCTAAGAAGCCTTCAGAAAATTAGCAAACGCGATACGAAAAAACGTAGTCCAGCACTTCTACGGACTCTTTCACGGAACTGGGAGCGAATTTATGCTGGTCTAATGAGTGTCCCGGCGCAGCACGTCGCTATCAAATATATATACAAGCGTGGCGACGTAACTGCGGCTTGGCTCAATGATCTGCGAGATACGAAGTGGATTGCCGTCGGGCGCGGCGAGTTGGTGGAACCGCGCTTTGCAGTTCTGCGGACGCCAGAGACACAGACCATCTATCAAACCTTTGCCTGCGATGTTTTGCGCAAGGATGTTCATGACGGTCTCGTGGCCGCTTTGCATCTGATCACCGACGTGCGCATCGGCGATCTGTTGACGCGACTTGAAGAGCTGCGTGACTGCAACAAAGTTATGGATAGTGCGCAGATTTTTCAGATCTATAGGGCAATTGCTAAGCATTGCCCAAAGGGCGCCACTTTCAGTACGCGCATCGGCGAGATAACAGTTCAGGAACTACGGCTCAGGTTTCTGGATGGCGACGGCCTAATCTATATTGGTGATCGCAATTGGAGGAGACCGGATCAGGTTATGAGAGGCATGGATATATTCCATGGCCGGCGAAAGTTTGTGCCGAGTGGTACGCTCTGCGACAATCTTTGGGTTGTGCTTGATGTGGCCGAGCCAAACATTGACGATTGCATTCAGTTCTGTCGTGATTTGGCGCAAGAGCCATACGGGGCAAATGTCGAAGCGGCCCTGATGGATGTCTATCGCTATATGGAGGGTCTCGTTGATGCAGCGGAGCGCAAGCATCGGAAGAAACTTCGCAACCTGCCTCTTTATTGTAATGGGGAGTGGACTTCCGCACGCCCTGTATTCTGTGTCGAGAATACTGAGTTGCGTGACGAACTGGTGGGGAATGTGTCATCGTTAAGATGCTGGAAGCCACCTTGTGAGGTGCATGATTTTCCAAATCTGATAGGAATGTTGGCGATCGAGATACTCAACCCTGATCTTACGGTCAAGAAGGTCGGAGAAGAAGCGTTCGAGCGGGGCGAACAAATGCGTCTGCGTTTTTGTCATGCCGTTGACCATCTGTCCGCGGAACTTGCTCGTAGCGCGCCCGCCATGCGCGACATGATTTCTGTGGGTTGGGATCAACTCAAGGCCATACCGCTGTTTGTTTATGAAAATAAGATTCCAGTGCGGGCGAATTCGACGGTTTTGCCGCCGGGTGGGGTGTTGCTGTCAGTGAAGGCACTCGTGCGAAAAAGTCCACCCTCGTTCTATTTCCACGAAGATACTATCGGAAGCCGCGACTACGGTGGCAGGGTTCTCGCTTCGTTTTTCCCCCCAGGGGTTCGGCGTCGCATCGACTGTGAATGGGCGTTAGCGTGGCAAAAAAGCTGCGAAACGGCTGCTGAAGAGATACGGCTTGCGAGCGATGAGAAGCGCGCAGAAGCAATGCAGGAAACAGCGACTGCGATCAATGCTGGCCCAAAGAGCAAAATTAATATAACGCCGCCAAAGAGTCGAAATTCAGCGATTAAGATGCGGACGCTGAAAGAATCGGCAGGACCGGTCGTTGGCGCTACAGTGCAACAGGGCAAGACGCAACTAAAAATCCTGACGAAACCAAATGGCGGGAAAAGAGGTTTGAAATCCAGTCCACCGGAGATAGGCAATACAAATGAGTCGGCAAATCCAGTTTCAGCGACGGCTTACACGAATGCCGACCTGGAACAGCGTGGCTGGGAAATTCTCGTGCAAGCGCTGAACACTTCACCGGATCAGCAATTGCTAGATTTTCGGAACCGTCATGGCGTTGGAGCGGATGGTGTCTTTGATTGGGAGCGTTTTGTGGAAATGAAAGCGACTGCGCGTGGTCCGCAAACCCAGGTTGAGCTATCCAATAACGAATTTGAGCGGGCGAAGCAGCGCGGCAGTGATTTTATACTCGCGCTTGTCTCGGGCCTTGAAAACGGTTACATGTACGAGGTGCGCTTAATCTTCGACCCAGCCAACTGCGCCAATGTACGCCCTACTAACGGCGTGAAATTGGTTGCTCTGCAGGATGCACCCGCAGTAATCATTCATTTTGAGGAATCTGACGAGCACTAA
- a CDS encoding Fic family protein — protein MLGSLPMLPLANIEQWETRAVLKKSAEAHRYLAELKGVAASIPNEAILINTLSLQEAKDSSEVENIVTTHDELYKANLFEEAVTNPATKEVQDYAFALKQAFATVRHTKLIRLSDILTVQQYLEHNSAGLRRLPGTDLKNTRTGEVVYTPPQHPDDIITLMENLVQYINDDSLCDADPLVKMALIHHQFESIHPFYDGNGRTGRILNILYLVAKDLLNLPVLYLSRFIIRHKIDYYAQLQQVRDSNDWEPWLLYMLDGIIDTSQNTISLITQMKVLMSDVKHRMREQLPKIYRQDLLNNLFNHPYTKIEFLVEDLGVTRITATKYLEQLVERGFLQKQKIGRANYYINEPLCVLLVAHG, from the coding sequence ATGCTTGGTTCACTTCCAATGCTGCCACTGGCCAACATTGAACAATGGGAAACGCGCGCGGTCTTGAAAAAATCTGCCGAAGCGCACCGTTACCTGGCAGAGCTAAAGGGAGTTGCGGCCAGCATTCCCAATGAAGCGATATTGATTAACACCCTGTCACTCCAGGAAGCCAAAGATAGCTCAGAGGTAGAGAACATTGTCACAACCCATGATGAGCTGTATAAGGCCAACCTGTTTGAAGAGGCGGTCACCAACCCTGCCACCAAAGAAGTGCAAGACTATGCCTTTGCCTTAAAGCAGGCGTTTGCCACGGTGCGACATACAAAGTTGATCCGTTTGAGTGATATTCTCACAGTGCAACAGTATTTAGAACATAACAGTGCAGGCTTGCGCCGCCTGCCGGGCACCGACCTAAAAAATACCCGTACCGGTGAAGTGGTCTACACGCCGCCCCAGCATCCGGATGACATCATCACTCTGATGGAAAATCTGGTGCAGTACATCAATGACGACAGCCTATGCGATGCTGACCCCTTAGTCAAAATGGCACTCATTCATCACCAGTTTGAAAGCATTCACCCCTTTTACGACGGTAACGGCCGGACTGGACGTATCCTCAATATTCTGTATCTGGTGGCCAAAGATTTGCTCAACCTGCCGGTTTTGTACCTAAGCCGCTTTATTATTCGACACAAGATCGATTATTACGCGCAGTTGCAGCAGGTAAGGGATAGCAATGACTGGGAACCCTGGCTGTTGTATATGCTCGACGGCATTATCGATACCTCCCAAAACACCATCTCGTTGATCACGCAGATGAAGGTCCTGATGAGCGATGTCAAACACCGCATGCGCGAGCAATTACCTAAAATCTATCGTCAGGACTTGCTCAATAACCTCTTTAACCATCCTTATACCAAAATAGAATTTCTGGTCGAAGACCTGGGGGTTACACGCATTACCGCCACGAAATATTTAGAACAGCTGGTCGAACGCGGCTTTTTGCAAAAGCAGAAAATCGGCCGGGCAAATTATTACATTAACGAGCCATTGTGTGTGCTTCTTGTGGCACATGGCTAA
- the hsdR gene encoding type I restriction-modification system endonuclease, which produces MTSHSPSTNFGFLAEHDSLFVELATAAERAFAGDPNTTLIKLRQLGEALAQHIAVLAGVDFDEQTSQADLLYKISRELKLEPVVRELFHTLRIEGNKAIHLFKTRHKEAVSGLLVARKLAIWFHQSFGKAGTSFKTGPFLPPPDPSEQLRNLQAEIAKLRNDLQKANIDLDSSQQLNELIAQEKDEYQVLALTMDSEARALSQQAAAHETALSKQQQDYETRITTLQAQLATQDDQAQKAHRQQLNHNTKAATQHIVLDEALTRILIDLQLIEAGWQADSEALTFKNGTRPEKGKNIAIAEWPTEYSGEKGRADYILFTGLTPIAVVEAKKENTNVAGKIPQAERYSRGLTVTPPLQGTWDLAGRTNAWPDEKDGYYKVPFVYSCNGRPYVPQLAEQSGTWFRDVRHPANTKRVLPSFHTPEGLLDQLKRSKQAALDKLKSEPFGYLKLRDYQQKAIIAVENILAKESRTALLAMATGTGKTHTIIGLMYRFLKVERFKRILFLVDRTALGQQAIDTFNEAPLEQNHTLSKIYNVAALGDMTAEAETRVQVSTVQAMVKRIFMSDTPPPVDQFDCIIVDEAHRGYTLDQEMTEGELATRDASQYLSSYRRVLDYFDAVKIGMTATPAKHTSEIFGKPVYIYSYREAVAEDWLIDHEPPIRYETLLSQNGIHFTKGEKVSAINTQTGEVVSAELDDELNFEVDAFNRRVINENFNRVICRQLVQELDPYGDEKTMIFCATDLHADMVKRLLDDAFQDLYNGEYNQAAVAKITGQSDKVEQLIRQYKNERYPSIAITVDLLTTGIDVPKICNLVFMRRVKSRILYEQMIGRATRRCDEIGKTVFRIYDPVDIYAALSDVNTMKPLVKDPNITIEQLAAELTAPGHLERALNAPGDTPGQSHADVVLSQLSQKVMRILRKAGKKAENKPALKQKLNELHESWGVEPKNLHTHLRSLGPKQASTFLTQHSGLLNQLGEVNQLLGSEYQPLISQHHDELRERTQSYGVHQKPEDYLDSFNRFIKEQLNQSAALVVVVTKPRDLSREQLKEVRMLLDGAGYSEAKLQSAVRNQTNQDIAASIIGHIRRAALGEPLVPFAQRVAQAMQRIYQDHNWQPAQRKWLERLAKQLVHEVIIDRKFVNSRFAEQGGAKQLDKVLGNQLDTVLDELSETIWLRKSA; this is translated from the coding sequence ATGACATCACATTCCCCATCTACGAATTTTGGCTTTCTCGCAGAGCATGATTCGCTGTTTGTCGAGTTGGCAACAGCAGCTGAGCGAGCCTTTGCCGGCGACCCCAATACCACGCTAATCAAGTTGCGCCAACTGGGCGAAGCACTGGCGCAGCATATTGCGGTGTTGGCCGGGGTGGATTTTGACGAGCAGACCTCGCAGGCCGACCTGTTGTACAAAATCAGTCGCGAACTCAAGTTAGAGCCTGTGGTGCGCGAACTGTTCCATACCCTTCGAATTGAAGGCAACAAGGCCATTCACCTATTTAAAACCCGACACAAGGAAGCCGTCAGCGGCCTGCTGGTAGCTCGCAAGCTTGCCATCTGGTTTCATCAATCTTTTGGCAAAGCGGGCACCAGCTTTAAGACCGGGCCTTTTTTGCCACCGCCTGATCCCAGTGAGCAACTGCGCAACTTGCAGGCAGAAATCGCCAAACTCAGGAACGATCTTCAAAAAGCCAATATTGATCTGGATTCCAGCCAGCAGCTCAACGAGCTAATTGCTCAAGAGAAAGATGAGTACCAGGTACTGGCGCTGACCATGGACTCGGAAGCCCGAGCTCTGTCCCAGCAAGCCGCCGCGCACGAAACGGCACTGAGCAAACAGCAGCAGGATTACGAAACCAGGATCACAACCCTGCAGGCTCAGCTTGCCACACAGGATGACCAGGCCCAAAAAGCACACCGCCAGCAATTGAACCACAATACGAAGGCAGCCACACAGCATATTGTGTTGGACGAAGCTCTCACCCGTATTCTGATCGATCTGCAGCTGATCGAAGCGGGCTGGCAGGCCGATAGCGAAGCGCTCACTTTTAAAAATGGTACCCGCCCGGAAAAGGGCAAAAATATTGCCATTGCCGAATGGCCGACCGAGTACAGTGGTGAAAAGGGCCGCGCCGACTATATCCTCTTTACCGGACTCACCCCCATTGCGGTTGTCGAAGCAAAAAAAGAAAACACCAATGTGGCCGGTAAGATCCCGCAGGCAGAGCGATACAGCCGCGGACTAACCGTCACCCCGCCACTGCAAGGAACATGGGATCTGGCAGGCCGGACCAATGCCTGGCCCGATGAAAAAGACGGGTATTACAAAGTGCCTTTTGTTTATTCCTGCAATGGCCGTCCATATGTACCGCAACTGGCCGAACAATCAGGCACCTGGTTTCGTGATGTGCGTCATCCCGCCAATACCAAGCGGGTACTTCCTAGCTTTCACACTCCGGAAGGCTTACTTGATCAGTTAAAACGGAGTAAACAAGCCGCGCTGGATAAACTTAAATCCGAACCGTTCGGGTATTTAAAACTGCGCGATTATCAGCAGAAAGCAATTATTGCCGTTGAAAACATCTTGGCTAAAGAGAGTCGCACGGCGTTACTGGCCATGGCCACGGGCACGGGTAAAACCCACACCATCATTGGGCTGATGTACCGATTTCTCAAGGTGGAACGGTTCAAGCGTATTCTGTTCCTGGTGGATCGCACCGCACTGGGCCAGCAGGCGATCGATACTTTTAACGAAGCGCCGCTGGAGCAGAACCATACTCTGTCCAAAATCTACAACGTGGCGGCACTGGGAGACATGACCGCCGAGGCTGAAACCCGCGTCCAGGTGTCTACAGTGCAGGCTATGGTCAAGCGCATCTTTATGAGCGACACCCCACCGCCGGTGGATCAGTTCGATTGCATTATTGTCGATGAGGCCCACCGCGGTTACACGCTGGATCAGGAGATGACCGAAGGGGAACTCGCAACCCGCGATGCCAGCCAGTACCTTTCCAGTTACCGTCGGGTACTGGATTATTTTGATGCCGTTAAAATCGGCATGACTGCCACTCCAGCAAAGCATACCAGCGAGATTTTCGGCAAGCCGGTCTACATCTACTCCTACCGCGAGGCCGTGGCCGAGGACTGGCTCATCGACCACGAACCACCCATTCGCTATGAAACTCTTCTCAGCCAGAACGGCATTCACTTCACCAAGGGTGAAAAAGTCAGCGCCATCAACACCCAGACCGGTGAAGTGGTAAGCGCCGAACTGGACGATGAGCTCAATTTCGAGGTAGATGCCTTTAACCGCCGGGTGATCAACGAAAACTTCAACCGCGTCATCTGTCGTCAACTGGTGCAGGAACTTGACCCTTATGGCGACGAAAAGACCATGATCTTCTGCGCAACCGACCTACACGCCGATATGGTCAAGCGCCTGCTCGACGACGCCTTTCAAGATCTCTACAACGGTGAATACAACCAGGCCGCCGTAGCCAAGATCACCGGCCAGAGTGACAAAGTCGAACAATTGATCCGCCAGTATAAAAACGAACGCTACCCCAGCATCGCCATCACCGTCGATCTGCTCACCACTGGTATCGATGTGCCGAAAATCTGTAACCTAGTGTTTATGCGCAGGGTCAAATCGCGCATTTTGTACGAACAGATGATCGGCCGCGCCACCCGCCGCTGCGACGAGATCGGCAAGACCGTGTTCCGCATTTACGACCCGGTGGATATCTATGCCGCGCTCAGCGATGTCAACACCATGAAGCCGCTGGTGAAAGACCCCAACATCACCATCGAACAACTGGCGGCCGAACTCACTGCCCCCGGGCACCTGGAACGTGCCTTGAATGCGCCCGGTGACACCCCCGGCCAAAGCCATGCCGATGTGGTGCTGAGCCAGCTCAGCCAGAAGGTGATGCGGATTCTGCGCAAAGCCGGGAAAAAGGCCGAAAACAAACCCGCGCTCAAGCAAAAGTTGAATGAGCTGCATGAGAGTTGGGGAGTGGAGCCGAAAAACCTGCATACACACCTGCGCTCCCTTGGTCCTAAACAGGCCTCCACTTTTTTAACACAGCATAGCGGGCTGCTCAATCAACTGGGCGAAGTGAATCAATTACTTGGTAGCGAATATCAGCCGCTGATCTCCCAGCATCACGACGAACTTCGTGAACGAACGCAAAGCTATGGCGTGCATCAGAAGCCGGAGGATTATCTCGACAGTTTTAACCGATTCATCAAAGAACAACTCAACCAAAGTGCGGCGCTGGTTGTGGTGGTCACTAAACCACGCGATCTCAGCCGCGAACAACTCAAGGAAGTCAGGATGCTACTGGATGGCGCAGGCTACAGCGAGGCCAAACTGCAAAGCGCCGTGCGCAATCAAACCAATCAGGACATTGCCGCCAGCATCATCGGCCACATTCGCCGGGCCGCCCTGGGCGAACCCTTGGTTCCCTTTGCACAGCGGGTTGCCCAGGCCATGCAGCGCATTTACCAAGACCACAACTGGCAACCGGCCCAGCGCAAATGGCTGGAGCGACTGGCGAAACAACTGGTTCATGAAGTGATTATCGACCGCAAGTTTGTCAACAGCCGCTTCGCCGAACAAGGCGGCGCCAAACAGCTGGATAAAGTGTTGGGCAATCAGCTGGATACGGTTCTTGATGAACTCAGTGAGACCATCTGGTTGCGGAAAAGTGCCTGA